In Candidatus Woesearchaeota archaeon, the sequence CTGGTGTGTCGTAAATTGCTGCCTGATGTAGTCTTGCTTGCAGACCAGGAATTTTTTTTGCAATTCGTTTGTAAATATTCATCTTCTACTTACATATGAGGAAATTCTTTATTAGAATTAACATATTTCATAAGATTATCTTTATCGGTGTAATATTCTGCCATGACTCGTCCTACACCATCAACAGAATCAATATTATGTTTAACAAGATAGTTAAGAACTTTAACTTTCTCAGTTATTTCTTCTTTAATTTCTTTAATACTCATCCCCGTAAAATTATTTATTGTTTCAAAAAAGTGCGATGTCCCTTTCTTAGAAGAACTTTCTGAACCAAACATACTTCCTGAAGTACTTACAAGAACATCTTTTTTTGCATCATACTGTAAAATAACATTTGGTTCTCCATTAGGCATTATTTCTGCGATTTGAAATGTTCGTCGTTTTCCTGTTCTTCTGTTTCTAAATTGTACAATAATTAATGAGATTGCAGGAAGCATTATTTTTGGAACGTCAAGCGGAGGATTAGTTAATCTATCAATTGCTTCTCGCGCATTGTTTGCGTGAAAGGTTGCATATACTGAGTGTCCTGTATGAATTGCTTCAAAGAGTGTTTCTGTTTCTTGTTTTCGTCGTACTTCACCTACTAAAATTCTATCTGGTCGCATACGAAGCGAGTTAACAAGCAAATTACCCATACTAATTTCTCCTTTTCCTTCTGCGTTTGGCATGACGGTATTCATAGGAACCCAATGTAAAAATTTAGGTAATCGAATTTCTCTTGTGTCTTCAATAGATAGAATTCGTTGGTTTGGTGGGGAAAACCCTGCAAAAACGTTAAGCGCCGATGTTTTTCCTGATGCCGTTCCTCCTGCAATAAGTGCACTCATTTCGTATTGTATTGCTGACCAAACAACTGCTGCTGCTTCTGCACTTATAGTTCCTACTCGAAGAAATTTTGTAATAGTCCATGGATCTCTACTAAACTTTCGAATAGTAATAGTGTTACCGTCGGTACTTACTGGTGAAAGAGTTGCATTTACTCTATCTCCTGCATCAAGGTTTGCATCTAGAAGTGGCGTGAGTACAGTAATTTGTCTTCCTACTTTTCTTCCAATAATACTTGCATAATGTCTAATCTGATTTTCATCTTTTAGATAGGTTGTTGTTTTTAGCCAACCGTAATGTTTATGGTAAATCCAAATAGGTTCTGAAGCTTGATTAATGACTATTTCTTCAAGGTTTTGATCATCCATAATGAGTTCTATATTTCCAAGACCTAAACTTTTTATTTTTAAATAAGAAGTAAGAAAATGTGTTGTTTCCATATCACTGTCCGGCAAGTATTTTTCAATAAGGATTTTTATAAGTTCTTCGAATTTTTCTTCTATTTGATGAGTTTTTTTTGAGTCACTTAAATCGGCAATACCTAAACTTACCTTTTTAATTAATTCTTGTCGAATTTTTTCTAATATTAACTTTGTTGTTGGCGTAATAGAAGCTATTTCAAGATCATAAATGGGCACGTATTCTCGTTTATCTTTTTTTATTGTTATTCGAATGGGGATTTGACCAGAGTTGTACTGATATTCGTCAAGTTGTTCGGCGACCTG encodes:
- the tadA gene encoding Flp pilus assembly complex ATPase component TadA, translating into MASKKKSIHKKTSTKKSSQKNTSAKTTKKEHKKILKKINLENNSQEQKSSAISKPYEIKPEKPESNAMVVNKQEKNKNDNQNKPLSYHVEQVAEQLDEYQYNSGQIPIRITIKKDKREYVPIYDLEIASITPTTKLILEKIRQELIKKVSLGIADLSDSKKTHQIEEKFEELIKILIEKYLPDSDMETTHFLTSYLKIKSLGLGNIELIMDDQNLEEIVINQASEPIWIYHKHYGWLKTTTYLKDENQIRHYASIIGRKVGRQITVLTPLLDANLDAGDRVNATLSPVSTDGNTITIRKFSRDPWTITKFLRVGTISAEAAAVVWSAIQYEMSALIAGGTASGKTSALNVFAGFSPPNQRILSIEDTREIRLPKFLHWVPMNTVMPNAEGKGEISMGNLLVNSLRMRPDRILVGEVRRKQETETLFEAIHTGHSVYATFHANNAREAIDRLTNPPLDVPKIMLPAISLIIVQFRNRRTGKRRTFQIAEIMPNGEPNVILQYDAKKDVLVSTSGSMFGSESSSKKGTSHFFETINNFTGMSIKEIKEEITEKVKVLNYLVKHNIDSVDGVGRVMAEYYTDKDNLMKYVNSNKEFPHM